Proteins encoded in a region of the Diabrotica virgifera virgifera chromosome 4, PGI_DIABVI_V3a genome:
- the LOC114332478 gene encoding beta-sarcoglycan, which yields MDYRSTSPQSSEPFSDEMDTASVKEKAILNRSVPKFNNNFKAGYMPVENIKPGMRGRKTFAFWTLLVLLFILVIGNLILTVTIIGVLKLGHGMQSIELVPEAQTIKFFGETNLDHIYKRDGKVESFEDEPMEITSYSSPILLNLVKNGRGTLKAKIDPNETYFRGLNFFDINNTHKESIFTVNEPVYENLRRVNNFRSKHIRTNKISSPIDESLTVDGESITVKGAEGTNINGKTITWSADQDIHLKSINGSIVLLGKEGVFVDLNKIPVARLNNNYITSQFKICVCMPLGKIFRIPVANPNERVHCDHVSMEPQYNPCI from the exons ATGGATTATCGATCGACATCACCCCAGTCGTCTGAACCCTTTTCCGATGAAATGGACACGGCTTCGGTAAAGGAGAAGGCGATTTTGAACAGGTCAGTGCCGAAATTTAACAACAACTTCAAGGCGGGCTATATGCCTGTGGAAAATATTAAACCGGGAATGAGAGGAAGGAAAACGTTTGCCTTTTGGACTTTGTTGGTGTTACTGTTTATTTTAGTTATTGGAAATCTCATTTTGACGGTGACGATAATTGGAGTATTGAAACTAGGTCATG GTATGCAAAGCATCGAACTGGTTCCAGAAGCTCAAACAATCAAGTTCTTTGGCGAAACAAACCTGGATCACATTTACAAACGAGATGGTAAAGTAGAAAGCTTCGAAGACGAACCCATGGAAATCACATCCTACAGCAGCCCAATCCTTCTAAATTTAGTAAAGAATGGTCGAGGTACTTTAAAAGCAAAAATAGATCCCAACGAAACTTACTTTAGGGGGTTAAACTTTTTCGATATTAACAATACGCACAAAGAATCTATTTTTACTGTTAATGAGCCTGTTTATGAAAACCTAAGGCGAGTGAACAATTTTAGGTCTAAACATATTCGTACTAACAAAATAAGTAGCCCCATAGACGAAAGTTTAACTGTAGATGGTGAATCTATTACTGTAAAAGGTGCTGAGGGTACAAACATTAACGGAAAGACTATAACTTGGTCTGCTGACCAAGATATTCACCTAAAGAGCATTAACGGCTCTATCGTACTGTTAGGGAAAGAGGGAGTGTTtgtagatttaaataaaattccAGTAGCCAGGTTGAACAATAATTATATCACTTCACAGTTTAAAATTTGTGTTTGTATGCCTTTAGGAAAGATTTTTAGAATACCTGTAGCTAATCCTAACGAAAGGGTACATTGTGATCATGTCAGCATGGAGCCACAATACAACCCTTGTATTTAG